Part of the Mycobacterium sp. 050128 genome, CGGACGTCGCCGAGTCCATGGCCGCCGAAGCCCGCGGACTGGCCCCGACCGTCGCCTGGCCCGTCGTTGCCAACACCTACCTCGGCGTGGCGCAACGGCTGCTTGCTACCCAGTCCGCGCTGACGTGACCGGCACCGCGCCCACGCCGGTGTTCGCACACCTGCTGCACATGACGGACCATCGCGCCACATTCGAGCACGCCTGCATGAGCGAGCCCCGCCGTGAGCACGGGTACTGCACCGACGACATGGCCAGAGTGCTCGTGGTCAGCACCCGCGAGCCCGACGCACCGGGGGCCGTGAAGGGTCTTACCCGCAAGGCCCTGCAGTTCTTGAACGAAGCCCAGTCCTATGACGGCTCCTGCCGCAACCGGATGGACCACGCCGGACGGTGGACGGATCAGCCCACTACAGCCGACCATTGGGGCCGCTGCATCTGGGGGCTCGGCACCGCCGCCGCCCACAGCAGCGTGTCCCTGGTGCGCCGACTGGCCGTGATTCAGTTCGAGCGCGCTGCCAAGGCCAGGTCACCGTGGCCGCGGGCGATGGCGTTCGCCGCCGTCGGCGCCGCCGAACTACTCAACTTCGAGCCCGGTAATTCCGCAGCCCTGCGACTCCTCACCGACTATGCCGCCACTGTCGCGAGACCCGAGACCACGTCCGACTGGCCATGGCCCGAGCCAAGGCTCACCTACGCGAATGCGATTCTCCCCGAGGCGATGATCGCTGCCGGCGTCGCGCTGGACGACCCGGACCTGAAACAGCGTGGC contains:
- a CDS encoding glycosyltransferase, whose amino-acid sequence is MTGTAPTPVFAHLLHMTDHRATFEHACMSEPRREHGYCTDDMARVLVVSTREPDAPGAVKGLTRKALQFLNEAQSYDGSCRNRMDHAGRWTDQPTTADHWGRCIWGLGTAAAHSSVSLVRRLAVIQFERAAKARSPWPRAMAFAAVGAAELLNFEPGNSAALRLLTDYAATVARPETTSDWPWPEPRLTYANAILPEAMIAAGVALDDPDLKQRGLDLLEWLLDYETIDGHLSPTAVGGRGPQDSLPAFDQQPIEVATLADACARAMAADPRALWPEGIRSAVAWFQGANDSGLVMWDTQTGGGFDGLLADCVNLNQGAESTLAVISTLQHAQRFSPVPQ